TTTTGCTCATAAGAAGCATTTTGTACCGATTGTTTCAGGTCGTCCATGTCACGAAGGTGCTCTTTCCATTCCTGGTCAATTACACTCAGGGAAATCACCTTTTCCATTTCCAAAATCAGTTCCCTGCCATCTGTTTCTACTGTTTTTCTCAAGTCACAGAACACCGCCAGATTTTGATTGCCTTCTCCCACTACAGCCATAAATGGTTCGCCTTCCATGGCCATTCGGTCTCTCAATACACCAGACAATGCCGGAACAATATGTTTCCTTATACCCTCATTTTTTCTTTTATAGTGTGTCTCAGCTTCTTCATAAAGCTTGTGATTCAATACATTTCCGCCTTTTTTAAACTCTTCGACAGTAATTTCAGATCTAAAACCAAGTCTTTGCATGGTTCTGACCTCAAATTCTTCAAAGCTTCCCTGGGTACTTTGAAGAATATCTACACAAGTATCGTAGATGATATTGGCAATATCAAGTGCTAATCTATCCCCAAAAAGAGCATTTTTTCTTCTTTTATAAATAGTATCACGCTGGATGTTCATCACGTCATCGTATTCAATCAGACGTTTACGCATACCAAAGTTGTTTTCTTCAACTTTCCTTTGGGCACGTTCAATAGAGCTGGTAATCATGCTGTGTTGAATCACCTCGCCCTCTTCCATACCCATGCGGTCCATGACTTTAGCTATACGGTCTGAACCAAACATACGCATGAGGCCATCTTCAAGACTCACAAAAAACTGTGAAGAACCCGGGTCACCCTGGCGACCTGCACGACCCCGGAGCTGCCGGTCAACACGACGCGATTCATGACGCTCAGTACCAATAATAGCCAAACCACCGGAGCCACGGCTTTCAGGTGTAAGCTTGATATCAGTACCTCTACCAGCCATGTTGGTTGCTATAGTTACGGTGCCCGGTTTACCGGCTTCTGCTACTATGTCAGCTTCTTTGGCGTGCTGTTTGGCATTCAATACCTGATGAGGAATCTTTCTGATATTGAGCATTCTACTCAATAATTCTGAGTTTTCAACAGAGGTAGTACCCACCAGTACCGGCCTGCCTTTACTCACCATTTCCACGATTTCATCTACTACAGCATTGTATTTTTCCCTTACGGTTTTATATACCTTATCCTCCCTGTCATCACGGGTGATGGGTCTGTTGGTAGGAATTGAAACCACATCAAGTTTATAAATTTTCCAGAATTCTCCGGCCTCAGTTTCGGCTGTACCGGTCATACCACAAAGTTTGTGATACATTCTGAAATAATTTTGTAATGTAATAGTGGCGTATGTCTGGGTAGAATCTTCTACTTTCACATTCTCTTTGGCTTCTACTGCCTGGTGCAAACCATCTGACCACCGACGGCCATCCATGATACGGCCGGTTTGTTCATCTACAATTTTTACTTTTCCCTCAATCAATACATAATCAACATCAATTTCGAATAAAGTAAATGCTTTAAGTAGCTGGTTTACAGCATGAATACGCTCTGCTTTGGTCGAATAATCTCTGATAAGTTCGTCCTTCTTTAAGATTTTATCTTCGGCACTTATTTCAGATTTTTCGATTTCGGCCAATTCAACACCCAGATCTGGCATAGTAAAGAACTGACTGTCAGTATCATGTGAAGAAAGGAAGTCAATACCTTTGTCAGTAAGCTCGACAGAGTTATTTTTTTCGTCTATTGTGAAATATAGTGGTGCGTCTGCCTCGGGCATCAATTTTTGATTCTCGGCAAGATAAATTCCTTCAGTTTCAAGTAAAAGTTTCTTTACACCTATTTCAGACAGGAATTTAATCAAAGGCTTATTTTTTGGAAGACCCCTGAAAGCCCTGAATAATGCCACTCCACCTTCTTTTTTATTACCTTCAGCAATCAGTTTTTTAGCTTCTACCAAAAATGACCCTACCAGCTGTTTCTGAGCTTCTACTACCAGGCCAACTCTCGATTTTAGTGTATTGTAGAGTTCGTCATCGTTTTTCTTGGTCATGGGTCCACTGATAATCAATGGAGTACGGGCATCGTCAATCAAAACGGAGTCAACCTCATCAACCATGGCATAGTGATGAGGACGTTGTACCAATTCCGTTGGGTCATTGACCATGTTGTCACGAAGGTAGTCAAATCCAAACTCATTATTGGTTCCGTAGGTGATACCGGCATTATAGGCTTTTTTGCGTGCAAATGAATTTGCCGGATGCTTGTCAATACAGTCACAGGTGATGCCATTGAACTCAAAAATCGGTCCCATCCATTCTGAGTCACGTCGGGCAAGATAGTCGTTTACGGTTACAATATGAACACCCCTGTCGGCTAAGGCATTAAGAAATGCTGGAAAAGTAGCCACAAGGGTTTTACCTTCACCAGTAGCCATTTCTGAAATATTTCCTTTGTGTAATGCCGCTCCACCAATAATCTGAACGTCATAGTGCTCCATATCCCATTTCACAAGATTTCCGGCAGCAAGCCATTCGTTTTTCCAATAGGCTTTGTCACCCACAATCTCGATATGAGATTTTTGCATGGCTAGCTCCCTGTCGAGCATTGACGCGGTTACTTCAAGTTTTTCGTTGTTTTTAAACCTTCTTGCGGTTTCTTTTACAATGGCAAAGGCTTGTGGCAAAATATCGAGCAATACGACTTCGAGTTCTTCATTTCGTTTGAGTCCCAGCTCATCTATTTGTTTAAAAATCACTTCTTTTTCATCAACAGCAAGATCCGGATTGTTCTCGGCCTTGCTCTTAAGGTCGTTTATTTCATTGTCAATATGAGCCAATTTATCGGCAATGTGCTGTTTGAGGTCTATGGTCTTTTGTCTGAACTGGTCATTGCTTAGGCCATGAAGTTTTTCAAATTCCTGATTTGTGGCAGATACCAAGGGGTTGAGTGCCTTAACATCTTTTTCTGATTTGGTACCAAAAATCTTGGTAATGCCTTTGGTTAAAAAATTAAACATATTGTATTTATAGATGAATCAAGTTCTAAAATTAATAAAACGCAAATTTACTGATTTTGAGATTTTTTTATCAAGAATAATGCGGCAATTAAAAAATAAAGGATTAGCGGACAAATTGACATGTTTTACGGATTCCCGAAGTTTTTATTTATTTTATAAAGACATAATTGGTATATATTTTCCCCGAAAACTATTTCAATTTTTGCAAATTTCCCTCTAGCTGAAATCTCAATATCACTTTTTTCCCACTGATATTTTCAATAAATGGTTTTAAAATTAATTCTGCATTTTTTTGTGTTTGTTCCAATATTCCTGATTCCAGAGCCGAACTTAGAATTTTTTCTTCTGCTTTTTTGTAAGCTTCATCCAGGAGTAATCCTTCATTCATAAAGGCATATTCAGTATCGTAAACTCTTGATTTTGAATGGTCTATTTTGTGATAACAGATTTCGGCTTTGGGTAAAAGCACTATTAAAGTGTCATTTTTTTCGGAAATATCTGAGGCATTTATTTTTCTCAAATCAATGCATCCCACTGCTTCACCCTGAACTATCAGGATAGCCTTAGGATCCGGGAGGAAGTCCTGAACGATTTTCTGCTCTACAATATCCTTAAAACTGTACTTCACTAACTCCAAGTTACCCATTGTGGTGATTTTCTGAATCAGGATATTGTGAGAGGTTTCGGTATGTTTTTCACCCCAACTGGTAATATTTTTTAGTTTTTCCCAAAAAAACACCACCAATAAGGTAAATAAAACTGCCAGAATTATTTTTAACCAACTTCTGATCATCTGTTTATAATTGAAAGTCTTCTTGTTGCAGCCATGGTCATACCTATTACCAGTAAAGCTGTTCCCAGCCAAAGTAGATTAATATGCGGTTTTTCAATCGCTTTTAGCACTATGTAATCTTTTTCCCCACGGCTAACTGAAAATGTAAATTTGCCTGTAACCGGGTCAATTGCACTTAGTTGAGCTCTGATACCCAATTCATTACTAACTACCGGCTTACTCCACACTTCCCGGTTTTTTATTGCAAATATTGGCTTCAAAAATCGTTCACCGTCTTTTTCAAGTATTCTTAAAGTGGCCTGAGCAGCAATATCGCCTTCATTCAGCGGCATTCCATCCAGCTCGTTAACAGGAGCAACCTGATCAAGGATGGCCACAAAATCATTAAGAAAAAACGTATCACCAATTGCTACCCTGAATTCCTCAGGCATGGTCCACTCTTTATCTTCATTGGTGGTCACATAGTTTACATGAGTATATATGTCTTTGTTCCAATATTTTTTGATGTCGGGCGAGGCCACATTCCCCATTTTTTCATTGATCTGGTAACGTGGATAAAAATTAAATTCATTTCCATTTTTCTGAAAATGAACCTGATAATAAGTGTTTTCTGCCTCATATTCCACGGTATCGCCTCTTTTAGCATAAATCTTGTCACCGTCCATGATGTCGGCTTTGGCAATTCCTTTAAAGCCGCTTTCCGGAATGGGCTGAATGAACCGTTTTTCGATATAACCAGGCACTTTTCTTACATCCAGAAATTCCCCTTTGTATTCCAGCGAAAAATCTCCCATGTTGGATGGTCTGTTGAGATACAAAAGCACATTCTCTTTATTATCCTTTTCGGTTTTAAATATTTTTTCGTTGGCCAGATTCAGTGAAATGATTTTCTCATATGCCGAAGAATACATTATCCCGATTACCATTAAAGCCACACCTATATGCGTCACAGCACCACCAGCTACTTTAAAGTTTCCTTTTGTGATTTCGAATAGAATAGAAGCATTGGCCACAATTGAAAAAACTCCCAAAGTCACCAAAATGATATATTTCCAGTTATTTACTCCTGTAAAAGTGATTACCAAAGCTGATATCAACAAGGAAATTATAGCAGGAGTCATCAGAGCTTTTAAGGACTTTTCTCTGATTTTTTTCCAATAAAAAAACTGAGCGATTCCTGTCAAAACGATTACACCCATAAACAACCACATCTGAAAAACAGTGTAATGTTTTATAGGGTCGGTGGGCATAGCCATGTTTAGATTGGCACCAAACACTTCGGCTATTTTATTGTAAACAGGAATTGAAGTGGTAATTGTAATTTGAAATGCCGCCAAAATCAGGGTAGTGACTCCAAGAAATACCCAAAAATCGGTAGTGTAAACGGTGGTTTCTTTTTTATCATCAGGAAGGTGTTTCCATCTGATAGTGAGAAGAATAGCCGATATTATGGCAAAGAATAACATGTAAATTAACAACTGACCCGAAAGGCCCAAATCGGTGAACGAATGCACGGAGGCATTGCCCAATATTCCACTACGAGTGAGGAATGTAGAATATAAAATGAGAATGAACTGAGTGATAATCAACAGAAAAGAAACTTTTAATGCCGTAGTATTTTTATGGGCCAAAAGTAAAGTGTGAATAGCTGCTACCAATACTATCCATGGCACGTACACGGCGTTTTCGACAGGATCCCAGTTCCAGTAACCGCCAAAATTCAGCGTTTCGTATGCCCAGATGGCTCCCATCATAATTCCGGCTCCTAAAATTACGCCAGCAATCAAAGTCCAGGGAAGTGCAATTTTTACCCAATCGGTATAGTTTTTCTTCCATAATGCTGCAATCGCAAATGAAAATGGTACCAAAGTGGCGGCAAACCCCAGGAACAAGGTTGGAGGGTGAATCACCATCCAGTAGTTTTGCAATAATGGATTCAAACCATTTCCGTCTTTAGGGACGAATGCCGGATTTGAGGTCCAGACCGGTAAATCGGGCATAGATTCTTTTAGCAAAAGGAAAGGGGTACTTCCTATTTTGAAGTCTGCAAATAGTACTGTTCCCAAAATCATGGAGGTCAAAAATGCCTGTACAGCCGAAAAAACCGCCATTGCAGGATTTTCAAGTTCTGAATACTTTTTATTTTTTTTGTTAAACCAAAATATTAGAATCAATCCGAAAATCATATTAAAAAACATCCAGAGCAGAAAACTTCCCTCCTGATCCTGCCAAAAAGTAGAAATAGCGTAACCAAAAGGCAAGCTCAGCGAGGTGTTGTCCCAGGCGTAATGGTATTCGAAATACTTATTGATAATGATTGAATACAAAGACAAAACGACCGCAAGTATAGCCAATGCATGAACATAAAACGCCCATCTGGCAGCCTGTGACCAGGTCTTGTTTTGAGGGTTTTTATCTGCAAAAAAATAGGAATAGGTAGAAATAACAGAACTGATAAACGCAATGATAACAGATATATGTCCGATATTTCCTAAATAAGCTCTCAGCATTATTCTAAGTTTTTTTCTGATTGTTGATTTGCAAAATTACCTGAAAAAGGATTGGTAATTTAATTTTTTCAAATAATTATAAAAATGGTTTTTTTGCTAAAAGGTTTAATTCTGGAAATTTTGGCGGGAGATTTGTAATAATATTTAGTAAAGCAGGTTATTGACTAGGAAAATTGATAACAAACTGTTTTTAATAGATTTTGATTTTCTAAAAATTTGATAATAAAACAATTGTATTAAAAGTGAACAAAATATTTTTTGGAGTCTTGTTTTTTGTGTTTATCGGTTTTAAAAATTCAGTTTCCGGACAAAATGTAAAATTTAATAAAAATCAGGAAATTTCATTTGCTGAAGTTTTGAAAATGGCCGAAAAAGAAAACAAATTGGTTTTTATGGATGTGTACACCACCTGGTGTGGTCCATGTAAACTCATGGATAAAACCACCTTTGCGGATTCTACTGTGGGAAAGGTTTTTAACGAAAAATTTATCAACTTTAAAGTAAACGGTGAAGATGCCGAAGGCGTAAATATTGTAAAAAAATACAGAATCAACGCCTACCCTACATTTATTTTTCTGGATTCAAAAGGGGAGCTTGTCAACCGCCTGGAGGGAGTCTTTCCATCCAAACTGCTGATTGAGGAGTCGGAATATACCATGAAACTATGGAAAGAATCAAAATAAATCTTCGGCTCTTTCCAGCAAAAGAATGGATGCCTGAGGCACAATTACATATTTTTCATTTTCGTAACTGATTTCAATGGCATGTCTTTGCAGATAAATCGCCAAATCACCTTCCTCAGCCTGAAGCGGCATATATTTTACTTTTTCTTCGGTTTGTTTCCAGGGTTCTTCATCCTGATTAAATGAGGGTAGGGGATAGCCGGGGCCCACTTTTACTACATAACCCGACTGCACATCTTCTTTTTCGGTCACCGTTGGGGGTAAGTATAATCCTGAGCCGGTTTTTTCATTTGGATTTTTAGGTTTTATCAGGACCTTATCACCCACCACCAGTAGTTTTTTGAGCTTATTGTCTTTCGTAATCCCTATCATATATTTATCTTTCGTTTTCTTGCTTCAATTTTCCAGGTTTCTGAATATTCCCCTTTTTCTATTACAAACGCTTCATCGTAAAGGTTCACTGTAGGGCATACATGATAGGGTATTCCAATAATTTCCTGGCCTACTTTATAGTTTTCCCAGTTTTCGGTTTCACATACCCCATGCTCCTCACTTTGTGAAATCAGTTTCAAGTCAGGATTGTTTATAAACCTGATCCTTTTATCAATTGGATTTTCGGAAGCCACTGCTTTATGACCCATATCCAATGTCACAATGTCTTTTTTGGGTTTCGAAATTACCCTTGTAAGAATGGTGGCCGCAAATTTAAATTGCTGTTCTGCAAATTTGTCTCCGTAACCCCAATCCCACAAAACACAAGTTCCGGGGCTCAGCGTGCGGGAGTTTTCCAAAGCATGTGACGTAAATGCCGGGGTACCTCCAGCTATTATTTCCAGATTTAATTCACTTACATTTTTTAGAATTTCCGATATTTCCGAAAAGGCTTTTTCAATCTTGTTTTTTCTTTCACTGAATTCATCATCTCTGATATGTCCGTCATATATGTGCAATCCTTCAAGTTTTACGCCCTTGTTTTTTGATGTTTTACTTATAAAATCTTCCAATCCTGCATTTACTTCATGACCCGAGCGATCCATACCGTTGTTGATGTCAATATATACTGAAACGGGGTTGTCATTAAAAATTTTGTCCAAATCATTCAATACCACCTCACAATCGACCAAAGTGGCAAAATGCGTCCGGGGATATTTTTCTATCAATGATTTTAATCTCAAAAGCTTTGGGCCAACCAACTGATGCGATATAAGAACTTTTTCGGCACCGGCCATAGCGGCTAGCTCAGCCTCAGCAATAGTGGCGGCTTTAAATTTTCGGATACCTTTGGCAATCATCAACCTTACCACGTTTTCCATTTTATTGGTTTTGATGTGGGGCATGAGCCTAGAAGCATCACCGGCAATTCTGATCATTTCATCGATATTCGAAACCACATTTTCTTTAAAAATGAGCAGGGCAGGGGAGTCAAGATTTTGATAAGGCATAAAAGATTTTTTTGCAAAAATAGGAACAAAATTACTTTTCATAAACCTCCAGAGGCAAATCGTCCGGGTCACTAAAAAAGGTAAATTTCTTTCCGGTAAATTCATCCACTCTGATGGGCTCTGAAAAAATGCTTTTTTCGGTCAAGAAGTCTTGAAATTCTGCGACATTTTTAACTTCAAAAGCCAGATGTCTTAATCCACAAGCCTCAGGGCGACTTACACGTTTTGGGGTATTTGGAAAGGAGAAAAACTCGATGATATATTCACCATTAAGTGCTAGGTCGCATTTCCAGGAATCACGACTGTTTCGGAAAACCTCCGCAATAATCTCCAAACCTAGAATTTCTGTATAAAACTGCTTCGACTTTTCATAATCAGAACAAATTATAGCGATATGATGGATTTTGTTAAGAACCATGTAAATGTTTTAGGTCAAATTCTATAAGATTGTTATTTTCAAGAAGTGAACAGATTTTGTTGAAATTAGATTTAAAACCATTAAAAAGTTCTTTATTGGGTTTGTTTCCTGAAGTTACAATTATCAGTTTTTCAGGTTTATTAGCTAAAATAAAACTATCCAGAAAATCTTTATCTTTGGTAATAACAATCCTGTTTTCCAATTCTGAAATCCTTAAAATTTCCTTGTCGGTTGTTTTTTCTTTTGATGGGAGGTCATTAGTGTGAATCGCATCAAATCCCTCTGATTCTATAAATTGCTTTAAACCATAGGGCAATTGTGCATCAACAAGGAATTTCATGCTACTTTACTAAGTATCTTAACATTAGCAAGTTTTGAAGCAAAAAGAAGGCAGGCTTTAATATCTTCAGTTTCAATAGAAGGATAGTCATTTATTATTTCCTCATTGCTCATTCCGGAAGATAAAAGTTCTAATATCATTTCTACCGGATATCGCATACCTCTTATACATGGTTTTCCATGGCATATTTCCGGGTCAATTGTTATTCTGTTGATTATAGCTTCCATTCAGATATTTTTTTCAAATATAAAGTATTATCTTAAATTTTCAATAATATCGCTCGCTATCAGACTTTTATAGGATCTGATTTGTGCTGCTGCATCACCCGCTTTTCCATGGTCAAATACTCCTTTGATGGCAGCCTCCTGAGGTGAAAATCCCTGAGCAAGATACGCCAAAATCACACCGGTAAGCACATCGCCCGACCCTGCTGTAGCCATTCCCGGGTTTCCTGAAGAATTAAAATGTATGCTGCCATCTGGCAAAGCGACAGCAGTATGATACCCTTTTAATACGATTATCCACTGATTTTCTGAGGCGAAATTTCGGAGTAAATCAAAAGTTTCAAAGCTATTTTCCGGATTTTCCCCTGTAAGATTTTTGAATTCTTTCAAATGAGGCGTAAAAATGGTATTCGCAGGTACATTTTCCAGCAATTCACGGTTTTTTGCCAGCAAATTGATTGCATCTGCATCGATCACCAATGGTTTTTTGGTTTTGAGTATAGCCTCCAGTTCTATAACTCTCTCTTCTTTTTGTCCGATTCCGGGACCAATTCCGATGGCATCAAAAGGTTCCAGTTCTTTTTCGGTCCAAATTTCAGAAATACTTTTTTCCAGATCATTGGGTAGGAAAATAGCTTCCGG
The sequence above is a segment of the Cytophagaceae bacterium genome. Coding sequences within it:
- the secA gene encoding preprotein translocase subunit SecA translates to MFNFLTKGITKIFGTKSEKDVKALNPLVSATNQEFEKLHGLSNDQFRQKTIDLKQHIADKLAHIDNEINDLKSKAENNPDLAVDEKEVIFKQIDELGLKRNEELEVVLLDILPQAFAIVKETARRFKNNEKLEVTASMLDRELAMQKSHIEIVGDKAYWKNEWLAAGNLVKWDMEHYDVQIIGGAALHKGNISEMATGEGKTLVATFPAFLNALADRGVHIVTVNDYLARRDSEWMGPIFEFNGITCDCIDKHPANSFARKKAYNAGITYGTNNEFGFDYLRDNMVNDPTELVQRPHHYAMVDEVDSVLIDDARTPLIISGPMTKKNDDELYNTLKSRVGLVVEAQKQLVGSFLVEAKKLIAEGNKKEGGVALFRAFRGLPKNKPLIKFLSEIGVKKLLLETEGIYLAENQKLMPEADAPLYFTIDEKNNSVELTDKGIDFLSSHDTDSQFFTMPDLGVELAEIEKSEISAEDKILKKDELIRDYSTKAERIHAVNQLLKAFTLFEIDVDYVLIEGKVKIVDEQTGRIMDGRRWSDGLHQAVEAKENVKVEDSTQTYATITLQNYFRMYHKLCGMTGTAETEAGEFWKIYKLDVVSIPTNRPITRDDREDKVYKTVREKYNAVVDEIVEMVSKGRPVLVGTTSVENSELLSRMLNIRKIPHQVLNAKQHAKEADIVAEAGKPGTVTIATNMAGRGTDIKLTPESRGSGGLAIIGTERHESRRVDRQLRGRAGRQGDPGSSQFFVSLEDGLMRMFGSDRIAKVMDRMGMEEGEVIQHSMITSSIERAQRKVEENNFGMRKRLIEYDDVMNIQRDTIYKRRKNALFGDRLALDIANIIYDTCVDILQSTQGSFEEFEVRTMQRLGFRSEITVEEFKKGGNVLNHKLYEEAETHYKRKNEGIRKHIVPALSGVLRDRMAMEGEPFMAVVGEGNQNLAVFCDLRKTVETDGRELILEMEKVISLSVIDQEWKEHLRDMDDLKQSVQNASYEQKDPLLIYKFEAVELFQNLLKKVNSETVSFLMKANVAEMRFQQAVEAPKPDKPKLSTNRSDDGGESGGTVMHAPAKSQKVANRNDRVNVQYKNGTVKRDVKFKNVEEDVMRGDAVLID
- a CDS encoding DUF4230 domain-containing protein, with protein sequence MIRSWLKIILAVLFTLLVVFFWEKLKNITSWGEKHTETSHNILIQKITTMGNLELVKYSFKDIVEQKIVQDFLPDPKAILIVQGEAVGCIDLRKINASDISEKNDTLIVLLPKAEICYHKIDHSKSRVYDTEYAFMNEGLLLDEAYKKAEEKILSSALESGILEQTQKNAELILKPFIENISGKKVILRFQLEGNLQKLK
- the ccsA gene encoding cytochrome c biogenesis protein CcsA; its protein translation is MLRAYLGNIGHISVIIAFISSVISTYSYFFADKNPQNKTWSQAARWAFYVHALAILAVVLSLYSIIINKYFEYHYAWDNTSLSLPFGYAISTFWQDQEGSFLLWMFFNMIFGLILIFWFNKKNKKYSELENPAMAVFSAVQAFLTSMILGTVLFADFKIGSTPFLLLKESMPDLPVWTSNPAFVPKDGNGLNPLLQNYWMVIHPPTLFLGFAATLVPFSFAIAALWKKNYTDWVKIALPWTLIAGVILGAGIMMGAIWAYETLNFGGYWNWDPVENAVYVPWIVLVAAIHTLLLAHKNTTALKVSFLLIITQFILILYSTFLTRSGILGNASVHSFTDLGLSGQLLIYMLFFAIISAILLTIRWKHLPDDKKETTVYTTDFWVFLGVTTLILAAFQITITTSIPVYNKIAEVFGANLNMAMPTDPIKHYTVFQMWLFMGVIVLTGIAQFFYWKKIREKSLKALMTPAIISLLISALVITFTGVNNWKYIILVTLGVFSIVANASILFEITKGNFKVAGGAVTHIGVALMVIGIMYSSAYEKIISLNLANEKIFKTEKDNKENVLLYLNRPSNMGDFSLEYKGEFLDVRKVPGYIEKRFIQPIPESGFKGIAKADIMDGDKIYAKRGDTVEYEAENTYYQVHFQKNGNEFNFYPRYQINEKMGNVASPDIKKYWNKDIYTHVNYVTTNEDKEWTMPEEFRVAIGDTFFLNDFVAILDQVAPVNELDGMPLNEGDIAAQATLRILEKDGERFLKPIFAIKNREVWSKPVVSNELGIRAQLSAIDPVTGKFTFSVSRGEKDYIVLKAIEKPHINLLWLGTALLVIGMTMAATRRLSIINR
- a CDS encoding DUF255 domain-containing protein produces the protein MNKIFFGVLFFVFIGFKNSVSGQNVKFNKNQEISFAEVLKMAEKENKLVFMDVYTTWCGPCKLMDKTTFADSTVGKVFNEKFINFKVNGEDAEGVNIVKKYRINAYPTFIFLDSKGELVNRLEGVFPSKLLIEESEYTMKLWKESK
- a CDS encoding co-chaperone GroES; the protein is MIGITKDNKLKKLLVVGDKVLIKPKNPNEKTGSGLYLPPTVTEKEDVQSGYVVKVGPGYPLPSFNQDEEPWKQTEEKVKYMPLQAEEGDLAIYLQRHAIEISYENEKYVIVPQASILLLERAEDLF
- a CDS encoding D-TA family PLP-dependent enzyme is translated as MPYQNLDSPALLIFKENVVSNIDEMIRIAGDASRLMPHIKTNKMENVVRLMIAKGIRKFKAATIAEAELAAMAGAEKVLISHQLVGPKLLRLKSLIEKYPRTHFATLVDCEVVLNDLDKIFNDNPVSVYIDINNGMDRSGHEVNAGLEDFISKTSKNKGVKLEGLHIYDGHIRDDEFSERKNKIEKAFSEISEILKNVSELNLEIIAGGTPAFTSHALENSRTLSPGTCVLWDWGYGDKFAEQQFKFAATILTRVISKPKKDIVTLDMGHKAVASENPIDKRIRFINNPDLKLISQSEEHGVCETENWENYKVGQEIIGIPYHVCPTVNLYDEAFVIEKGEYSETWKIEARKRKINI
- a CDS encoding VOC family protein, with the protein product MVLNKIHHIAIICSDYEKSKQFYTEILGLEIIAEVFRNSRDSWKCDLALNGEYIIEFFSFPNTPKRVSRPEACGLRHLAFEVKNVAEFQDFLTEKSIFSEPIRVDEFTGKKFTFFSDPDDLPLEVYEK
- a CDS encoding DUF5615 family PIN-like protein, with product MKFLVDAQLPYGLKQFIESEGFDAIHTNDLPSKEKTTDKEILRISELENRIVITKDKDFLDSFILANKPEKLIIVTSGNKPNKELFNGFKSNFNKICSLLENNNLIEFDLKHLHGS
- a CDS encoding DUF433 domain-containing protein → MEAIINRITIDPEICHGKPCIRGMRYPVEMILELLSSGMSNEEIINDYPSIETEDIKACLLFASKLANVKILSKVA